In a single window of the Olivibacter sp. SDN3 genome:
- a CDS encoding RagB/SusD family nutrient uptake outer membrane protein codes for MKTTLHQIFPATAAIMITFLMVSCDRDLLETVPTDRVSEDVFWNSPADASSAVNALYLDLDTTNIFSFDALTEIGHVNQNFAVDAQIALGVYDGTNSKVDAEWANAYKGIRATNYFLENVDRVALDDADLLARYKAEAKTLRAYQYIKLVGLFGDVPLITETISVEDARTLTRTPSENIWDFVDKELEEAAQALPLSYTGGDIGRITKGAALALKARANLWAERYQQAADAATAVINLGVYSLHPTYGSLFGYDAANGSETILARQYQKNSYPHNAFQILAPYSQQNGNSTYVPTRQLVDLYEMVDGSLITGNPNYNPLEPTNNRDNRLKFSVYTKGDQLPSNATFNPAPNSGTADAIGGTYIASTTGFNVKKYVVQEDFANPGNSGIPLMLIRYAEVLLTLAEAKLELGQLDETLYQALNQLRNGRTDVKQPSVTTRNTDDLREIIRRERTIELAFEGLHLFDIRRWKSAEQVLPGPVYGMTYVNNSGEAVTVRVVAVERNFVSRHYLWPIPQNERYLNENLTQNPGW; via the coding sequence ATGAAAACAACTCTCCATCAAATATTCCCGGCAACGGCAGCTATCATGATCACGTTCCTCATGGTATCGTGCGACCGCGACCTGCTGGAAACAGTCCCTACAGACCGGGTTTCCGAGGACGTCTTTTGGAATTCTCCGGCAGATGCTTCATCCGCCGTTAATGCCCTATATTTAGATTTAGATACCACCAATATTTTCAGCTTTGACGCTTTGACTGAAATCGGCCATGTTAACCAAAACTTTGCCGTTGATGCTCAAATCGCATTGGGCGTATATGATGGCACGAATAGTAAAGTCGATGCAGAGTGGGCAAATGCCTATAAAGGGATTCGTGCGACCAATTATTTTCTCGAAAATGTAGATAGAGTAGCACTTGACGACGCCGACCTTTTGGCTAGATATAAAGCAGAGGCAAAAACATTAAGGGCTTATCAGTATATTAAGCTCGTTGGCCTGTTTGGTGATGTCCCGCTTATCACCGAAACTATTTCGGTGGAGGATGCTCGTACCTTAACTCGTACACCTTCGGAAAACATATGGGATTTCGTAGACAAAGAACTTGAGGAAGCCGCGCAGGCCCTACCTTTATCGTACACCGGTGGTGATATCGGTCGAATAACGAAAGGCGCTGCCCTAGCTTTGAAGGCCAGAGCAAATTTATGGGCTGAGCGCTATCAACAAGCAGCTGATGCGGCCACTGCCGTGATCAATTTGGGCGTATATAGTCTACACCCCACATATGGTAGTCTTTTTGGTTATGATGCAGCGAATGGTTCGGAAACGATACTAGCCAGGCAATATCAAAAAAACAGCTATCCACACAATGCCTTTCAAATACTAGCTCCCTACAGTCAACAGAACGGAAATAGCACTTATGTACCTACACGTCAACTAGTTGATCTTTACGAAATGGTAGACGGCAGTTTGATTACCGGCAATCCAAACTACAATCCTTTAGAACCAACAAATAATAGAGATAACCGACTGAAATTTAGCGTGTATACCAAGGGCGATCAGCTTCCTAGCAATGCTACCTTTAACCCTGCACCAAACAGCGGCACTGCAGATGCCATTGGTGGTACCTATATTGCCTCTACCACCGGGTTTAACGTCAAGAAGTACGTAGTACAGGAAGACTTCGCCAACCCTGGAAATAGTGGTATTCCGCTCATGCTTATTCGTTATGCGGAAGTTCTTCTTACACTCGCTGAAGCAAAATTGGAGTTGGGACAACTTGATGAAACACTTTACCAAGCACTGAATCAGTTACGTAATGGCCGAACAGATGTTAAACAACCGTCGGTTACGACCAGAAATACTGACGATCTGCGTGAAATAATTCGACGGGAACGTACGATTGAATTAGCTTTCGAAGGGCTACACCTATTTGACATCAGGCGTTGGAAAAGCGCAGAGCAAGTATTACCGGGGCCCGTTTATGGTATGACCTATGTTAATAACAGCGGAGAAGCCGTCACAGTGCGTGTGGTAGCGGTGGAACGGAATTTCGTTAGCAGACATTACCTGTGGCCGATCCCACAAAACGAGCGCTATCTCAATGAAAACCTTACGCAGAACCCGGGATGGTAA
- a CDS encoding nuclear transport factor 2 family protein: MPVNIHVPKDCDKAPKRRLIRDLRIAFIKKDIDFIQNHLAPDIILDIVGAEVVTGIDQVLNHIKTAENEELREFTIAQLISHGKFAASNGSFVFQKKTFAFADHYEFTSAGSSKIKKITSYIIQV; the protein is encoded by the coding sequence ATGCCCGTTAACATCCATGTTCCAAAAGATTGTGATAAGGCACCAAAAAGGCGGTTAATACGTGATCTGCGCATCGCTTTTATAAAGAAAGATATCGACTTCATTCAAAATCACCTTGCTCCAGATATAATTTTAGATATTGTGGGGGCAGAAGTAGTCACGGGAATAGATCAGGTGTTAAATCACATAAAAACGGCTGAAAATGAAGAACTACGGGAATTTACCATAGCACAGTTAATAAGTCATGGTAAATTTGCAGCAAGTAATGGTTCATTCGTATTCCAGAAAAAGACATTTGCTTTTGCCGATCATTATGAATTTACTTCAGCAGGGTCAAGCAAAATAAAAAAAATTACAAGTTACATTATCCAGGTTTGA